In Flavobacterium praedii, the DNA window ACAGTCAAAACTTTTCAGCCCATTCGAAAAATCTTTGAATATACTACTTCAAAGTAAAATTTCTTTTGAAGTACGAACAACAGTACATTCCGAATTGTTGAACAAAAAAGACATAGAGCAAATGATTTTGTATTTGGAAAAAGCTGGGTACACTGGTAATTATTACATTCAGCACTTTACAAATGGAGTACCAACCATAGAAAAGTTAGGCCATTCATTTAAAACATTGGAAAATGAAAATCTTTCAACAGAAAAAATAAAAGTACAATTTAGAGGAGGATGAGTATGAAAAAGAGCTGGATTTTGATTTGTTTTGTCAATTTTTTCATTGCGGCACTAATGGGATTATTTCTCCGATGGATGTATATTGCTCCAATTTCAGGAGTCAATTTTCAGTATTTAATGCATGGACATTCTCACGTAGCCATGTTGGGTTGGGTATATTTGATGCTGTACTGCTTGATTATTCACTTTTTTGTTCCCAAAGAAAAACAACAAAAACCCATTTACAATCGATTATTTTGGGTGACCGAAATGGCAGTAGTAGGAATGATGATTGATTTTCCTGCACAAGGATATGCTTTTGCTTCCATTGTCTTTTCAACTTTACATATATTCTGCAGTTACTATTTTTGTTATTTGATTTGGAAAGATGCCAAAACAAATACATATCCAGAAAAAAGAATGTTACACACTTCTTTGTTTTTTCTGATTTTCTCCACATTGGGAGTTTGGTGTCTTGGACCTGCTGTTGGGCTAATGGGGAAATCAAGTCCCTTTTACCAAATTGCGATTCAGTTTTTTCTTCATTTTCAGTTTAATGGTTGGTTTCTGTTTGCAGTTTTGGCTTTGTTTTTCAAACAGTCAAAAATAAAAATAGAGGAAAAAAAATTCCATTTGTTTTATAATTTATTTGTTACCGCAACGGTGTTAACGTTTGCTTTACCTGTGAGTTGGTCAATTACTAATCCTATTTTTTATTGGATAAATAATGCTGGAATCATAATTCAACTACTTTGTTTTGTGCTTTTTGCTAAACTTATTAGACCTCATTATAAGGTTTTCTTTGCTCCACTTCCCCCTTTAGCAAAAACCGTTTACCGATTTGCCTTGTGTTCTTTCGCTTTAAAAGTCATCATTCAATTAATAGTTTTGGTTCCCGAGTTGGCACAGGTATCCCATGAAATTCGGAATTTTGTCATAGGATACATCCACTTGATGATGTTGGGAATTATAACAGGCTTTCTATTTGGATTTGCATTACAAAATGATTATTTAAACTCACAGAATAACATTCAAAAATGGGGAGTCAAAATTTTCTTATCAGGATTTGTTGCAACCGAAATTCTTTTATTTCTTCAAGGCACATGGTTATTCTTAAGAATAGGATCAATTCCTAATTATTACCAAGTTTTATTCTTAGCAAGTATCTTTTTGCCACTAGGCTTATTATTTGTTATTAGCAATCTATTTTATAAGGAAAAAATTAAGCCATTAATCGTTCAAAACTATAGTAATTAATACCAAAAATAAAACTAATTTATTAAATTTGTAAAAAACCAATTATGTTTTCAAAAACCTGCGAATATGGCATTCGAGCCACAATATTCATCGCATCACAATCGTATCAAAACAAAAGAGTAGGACTCAAAGATATTGCAATAAAAATTGATTCTCCAGAAGCCTTTACGGCAAAAATTCTTCAAATATTATCCAAGGACAACATCATTAACTCTATAAAAGGTGTTGGTGGAGGTTTTGAAATCCCTCGAGAAACAATGAAAGACATTAAATTGGCACAAATCGTTAATGCTTTAGAAGGAGACCGAGTATTTACTGGATGCGGTTTAGGACTAACACATTGTTCAGAAGATCATCCTTGTCCTATGCATGAAAAATTCAAATCCATTCGTAATGAACTAGAATTTATGCTTGAAAACACAAATCTAGAAGAGTTAGCTTTAGGAATAAAAACAGGAGATACTTTTTTAAGATATTAACATATAATTAGATATATCAAAGAAGTCCAATAAAAATAGGTCAATTAAAATATATTATGACATTATACCTATTATATTGGACTAAAATATAAATTACATTGACATAACAAAAAGTAATCTTACATTTACATGGCATTTTAAGAAATTGAATAATATACTTAAAGTACCATGACAAAATCTAAGCCATCCAATTTAAACACTTATTTAAAATTAGAATACACTGACAAAAATAGCATTTGGCTAACCAATAGTTTGACTCTTCGAAAAATTGTTGGTGTTTTGGGGATGTCGATGCCTATTCTTTTGTATGTATTCTTATACTTCGATAGTGGTTTACACCATCCTTTAGCATCTATAAGTCATTATTACTTTACCCGAGTAAGTAGTATTTTTATAATTATTTTGAGTCTTTTGGCATTCTTTTTAATTATATACAAAGGAAAAAATCCAGTTGACTTCTACATTTCCTTGTTTGCAGGAGTTTTTGCATTATTAGTCATTTTATTCCCAACAAGTAATATAACCGAATTATGTGGTGATGCTTCTAAAAAATATGCAGTAACTATTTTACCAAAAAGTGATTTCAGAATGTACCTTCACTATACCGCCGCGGGCTTATTCTTCATTTGTCTTTCCTATATGTCTTTCTTTTTATTTACAAAATCAAACAAAGATCCTGAACAAAGAGGTACAAAAAAAAACATCCGAAACAGAATTTATAGGACTTGCGGAATATTAATGGTCTTGGCTGTCCTCATTTTGTTTGCAGGTTCGCTTAATATAATACCACAAACTTTTTTCAGTACATTTCAATTAACTTTTTGGATGGAAACCTTAGCCATCGAAAGCTTTGGTTTTGCCTGGTTAGTCAAAGGTGAAACTTTATTTAAAGATTAATTCTTCAACTATTTATAGAAATTTATTAAACAAAAAAAAAGGCTCAATATCTATTAAGCCTTTTTCATCATTCAAACCACTTCTAATTTACTAATTCAGGAATATTAAGTTCAAACAGTTCTTTTTTATATTGTTTCAATTGATTTACAATTTTTTCTTTACTTTTTTCAAACCAAGAATTTGAAGCCAAAAGTGATTGATAATAATCTATCCCTTCATTCAAATTACTCTTAAAAGCTTTTAGTTTTTTTACTTGCGGAGCAGTAATACTTTCTGAAAATTCATTGATTTCATTTTTTAAATAATCCATGTACATTTTCAATTCGTTGATAATAACATTTGGACGCTCTTTGTTTCCAAGAACAGAAGCATTTCCATAAATGTGTTTTACCATTTCTAGAAGCGAAACTTCTTTATCAAAAAAAGCCAAATTAGGTCCTGGACAAATAACAACTCCTTGAGATTGACCTTTTATTTTAATATGATTTTCTAAATAAGAAGCATTAGCCAAACCAACACAAAGACATGATTTCTCTGTGATGCTATTTTTCTTTTTATCAAAAGTTTCTTTAGTCAATGAATCTTTTGTGGCATCCAATTCGTCTAATTTTAAATCTTGATATTTTCTAGAAGCTGGACACATTCCTTTTGGACCATATTCTTTACTTAAAGCTAAGAATTTCTTAGGACAAGAACTACCTGCATGTTCCTCTTCAATACGTTTTTGTTTATAATACTCATTTGTTGTCCCTTTCACCGCATTAAATGGAATGCCAAGTGGCGAAATGTGACTCAAATAAAAATCATCTTCTTTTGCTTTTTCTAATAAACTGCGAGTAGCTATATCTACAGAAGTTGCTTCGGGAACCAATAAAAATGGAGAACCCCAACCCACAGAATCTACTTGGTATTTTTCTAATAAAAAATCATGTTCTTCGGCAGTTCCTACTCCACCTTGAACCGTAATTTTTAATTCTAAAGGCGCATCTGGAAC includes these proteins:
- a CDS encoding RrF2 family transcriptional regulator; the encoded protein is MFSKTCEYGIRATIFIASQSYQNKRVGLKDIAIKIDSPEAFTAKILQILSKDNIINSIKGVGGGFEIPRETMKDIKLAQIVNALEGDRVFTGCGLGLTHCSEDHPCPMHEKFKSIRNELEFMLENTNLEELALGIKTGDTFLRY